The Streptomyces sp. YIM 121038 sequence CTTCGAGGTCTTGGCATGTCCGGTCGCGCCCCCGGCCCGACGGGGCTCGTTCTACCGCGGACGGCGCTTGGTCGCACTGGACGGCACCACCCAGTGCGTCCCCGACGATCCCGCTGTGACCTAGTGCTTCCCCAAGCACATCGGCGAGGTGAAGGAGTTCGGCTATCCGATGGTCCGACTGGTCGCCCTGGTGGAGTGCGGCACCCGCGCCCTGCTCGACGCCGCCTTCGGCTCCGACCGCATCGGCGAACTGTCCTACGCGCACCGCCTGCTGGCCAGCCTGGACGCCTCCATGTTGCTGCTGGCCGACGCCTACTACGACGCGGTGGACTTCCTCAACGCGGTGTCCGAGACCGGCGCCGCATTCCTGCTGCGCTCCACCCGTAAACGCTTCCCGACCAACCGGCACGCGCTCCCGGACGGCTCCTATCTGACCTTCATCCGCTCCCAGCACTACCGCGCCGACCGTGGGTACGGCCGACGTCTCGTGGTCCGGATCATCGAAGCCTGGCTCACCGTCAGCCTCGAAGACGGCACCCAGCGCACCGAGTTGTGGCGCCTGATCACCAGCCTGCTCGACGCCGACCTCTGTTCCGCCCAGGAACTGATCGAGATCTATCACCGCCTCTGGGAAGCCGAGTCAGCCCACTGGTGGTGCGGGTCAAGCGAGTTGGGTCTTTCATGGTTGTCCTCCGCTGGGACGGGTGGTGGGTGGGGTGCTGCCGGTGAAGCGGGCCCGGGTGTAGTAGCCGGGCGGGCGCGAGCGTCGTTCGCGTAGGCGGTCGAGTTCCGCGGCATCCGCGGTGATGATCCAGTACTTGCCCTCGGGGTGGTGCCGGGCCGTGATCCAGCCGCGGTAGATCCAGTTGTAGACGCTGGCGGTGGGCATCTGCAGGGCGGCGGCGAGGTCCGTGACGGTCCACTCGTCCGGTCCGAGACTGCCGAGGGCGGCGAGCCGGCCGCGGCGGTTCGGGGTGCGGATGGCGTGCTGGTTCATCAGGGTCCGCACCTGGGCGGCGCCGAAGCGGGCGATGCGTTTGGGCGGGCGCAGGCCGTCGGCGTTGAGCCGGTCGGCGATCACCCGGGTTCCGTGTCCCTGGGCGGCGAGGGTGGTGACGCGTTCAAGGAGACGGGGGAAGTAGGCTGTCCTCCTGCCGTGGTGGGGGCAGAGCTCGGTGCCGCGGTCGGAGCAGTCATATCGGCGCCGCTGGCGGGCGG is a genomic window containing:
- a CDS encoding transposase produces the protein MVRLVALVECGTRALLDAAFGSDRIGELSYAHRLLASLDASMLLLADAYYDAVDFLNAVSETGAAFLLRSTRKRFPTNRHALPDGSYLTFIRSQHYRADRGYGRRLVVRIIEAWLTVSLEDGTQRTELWRLITSLLDADLCSAQELIEIYHRLWEAESAHWWCGSSELGLSWLSSAGTGGGWGAAGEAGPGVVAGRARASFA